Proteins co-encoded in one Nothobranchius furzeri strain GRZ-AD chromosome 4, NfurGRZ-RIMD1, whole genome shotgun sequence genomic window:
- the LOC107396201 gene encoding synaptic vesicle glycoprotein 2B, translating into MADRYQNHIHQQGGGDSYGTYGEGGGPDGYGYQADYPSQEEDAASDATEGHDEEDQMYEGEYQGIPHPDEVKAAQRAARAKARPAGSTISDLEELSEQYEDIMEDCGHGKFQWTLFVVLGLALMADGVECFVVAFALPSAEKDLCLSNAEKGMLGLVVFLSMMVGAFLWGGLADKLGRRRCLMVALAINCVFAFLSSFAQGYSFFLFFRLLSGIGIGGTVPIVYTYFSEFLQMEKRGEHLSWLCMFWMMGGIYASFTAWGVIPRYGWGFSMGSEFQFHSWRVFVLVAALPAIMSLVGLTFMPESPRFLLENAKHDEAWMILKQVHDTNWRAKGQPEKVFTVTHIKAPKTAEDEFIEIQTATGTPVQRWAVRSLRICKLVLRNVASLLSAELRFATLFMAIIWFCMAFSYYGLSVWFPDMIKHLQHEEYESRLKTFHGERVENFQFNFSLENQIHREGEYIRDKFVGIEIKSVKFEDSLFEDCLFEDIRSTDTTFENCTIRSTIFYNTDLWKEKFIDCRMENNTFEHNKHGCHLDTTDENDVLVYLVSFLGSLAVLPGNIISALFVEKIGRVRIIGGSMLISAGCSFFLLLSFSQSAIIALQCLFCGVSAAAWNGIEVVTVELYPASKRATAFGVLNALCKLAAVLGSSIFASFVGITKAIPILLSFTALVCGGLVALRLPDTRQKILQ; encoded by the exons ATGGCTGACCGCTACCAGAACCACATCCACCAGCAGGGAGGAGGCGACAGCTACGGAACGTATGGAGAGGGAGGCGGTCCCGACGGATACGGATACCAGGCAGATTATCCTTCTCAGGAAGAGGACGCAGCGAGTGACGCGACTGAAGGACACGATGAGGAGGATCAGATGTATGAAGGAGAGTACCAAGGGATCCCTCATCCTGATGAGGTGAAGGCGGCACAGAGAGCTGCACG AGCTAAAGCTCGACCTGCTGGTAGCACCATCTCTGACCTGGAGGAGTTATCGGAGCAGTACGAGGACATCATGGAAGACTGTGGTCACGGGAAGTTCCAGTGGACGCTGTTTGTAGTTCTGGGTCTGGCTCTGATGGCCGACGGAGTCGAGTGTTTTGTAGTGGCGTTTGCTCTGCCGTCGGCTGAGAAAGACCTGTGTCTGTCCAACGCAGAGAAAGGGATGCTGG GTCTGGTGGTCTTCCTGAGCATGATGGTGGGGGCCTTCCTGTGGGGGGGGCTGGCTGATAAACTGGGCCGCCGCCGCTGTCTGATGGTGGCGTTGGCGATCAACTGTGTGTTTGCCTTCCTGTCATCATTCGCTCAAGGCTACAGCTTCTTCCTGTTCTTCAGGCTGCTGTCGGGCATCGG AATCGGAGGCACGGTGCCCATCGTGTACACATACTTCTCAGAGTTCCTGCAGATGGAGAAGAGAGGAGAACATCTGTCGTGGCTCTGCATGTTCTGGATGATGGGTGGGATATACGCTTCCTTCACGGCGTGGGGCGTCATCCCCAGATACG GTTGGGGGTTCAGTATGGGCTCAGAGTTCCAGTTCCACAGCTGGAGGGTGTTTGTCCTGGTGGCGGCGCTTCCTGCCATCATGTCTCTAGTGGGACTCACCTTCATGCCTGAGAGTCCACGTTTCCTGCTGGAG aatgcCAAACACGATGAGGCGTGGATGATCTTGAAGCAGGTCCATGACACCAACTGGAGAGCCAAAGGGCAGCCAGAGAAAGTCTTCACT GTGACCCACATCAAGGCTCCAAAGACGGCTGAGGATGAGTTCATCGAGATCCAGACTGCTACGGGAACGCCGGTGCAGCGCTGGGCCGTTCGCTCGCTCAGGATCTGTAAACTG GTCCTGAGAAACGTGGCGTCCCTGTTGTCTGCAGAGCTTAGGTTTGCCACGCTGTTCATGGCCATCATCTGGTTCTGTATGGCCTTCAG TTACTACGGGTTGTCTGTGTGGTTCCCCGACATGATCAAACACCTGCAGCATGAGGAGTACGAGTCCAGGTTGAAG ACATTCCACGGAGAGCGAGTAGAGAACTTCCAGTTCAACTTTTCTCTGGAGAACCAGATCCACAGAGAAGGAGAATACATCAGAGACAA GTTCGTCGGGATTGAGATAAAGTCGGTGAAGTTTGAAGACTCGCTTTTTGAAGACTGTCTCTTTGAGGACATCAGGTCCACAGACACCACGTTTGAGAACTGCACCATCCGCTCCACCATTTTCTACAACACAG ACCTGTGGAAGGAGAAGTTCATCGACTGCAGAATGGAGAACAACACTTTTGAACACAACAAACATGGCTGCCACCTGGACACAACGGATGAGAACGACGTGCTCGTCTACCTTGTCAGCTTCCTGGGAAGTCTGGCTGTGTTGCCTGGCAACATCATCTCAGCACTCTTTGTGGAGAAGATCGGCCGAGTCAGGATCATAG GTGGATCCATGCTCATTTCTGCTGGCTGCTCCTTCTTCTTGCTTCTGAGCTTCAGCCAATCGGCAATCATCGCCCTGCAATGTCTGTTCTGTGGCGTCAGCGCGGCGGCGTGGAACGGCATCGAGGTGGTGACCGTGGAGCTCTACCCCGCTTCAAAGAG GGCAACGGCGTTTGGCGTGCTGAACGCTCTCTGTAAGCTGGCGGCCGTCCTCGGCAGCTCGATTTTCGCCAGCTTTGTGGGCATCACCAAAGCCATCCCCATCCTGCTGTCCTTTACTGCTCTGGTTTGTGGCGGCCTAGTGGCACTCAGACTACCCGACACGCGACAGAAGATCCTCCAGTGA